The following proteins are encoded in a genomic region of Archangium lipolyticum:
- a CDS encoding response regulator, translating into MNNMARNDTSPLVLIVDDYQDAREMYAEYLEFSGFRVAEARDGQEAVEKAVALHPSVILMDLSLPVMDGWEATRRLKNDVRTRCIPVVALTGHALDANSREAREVGCDAYVTKPCLPDALVREVERVLAAVSPAA; encoded by the coding sequence ATGAACAACATGGCTCGAAACGACACCTCGCCCCTCGTCCTGATCGTCGACGACTACCAGGATGCCCGGGAGATGTACGCGGAGTACCTCGAGTTCTCCGGCTTCCGCGTGGCCGAGGCCCGCGACGGCCAGGAGGCGGTGGAGAAGGCGGTCGCGCTGCACCCCTCCGTCATCCTCATGGACCTGTCCCTGCCGGTGATGGATGGCTGGGAGGCCACCCGGCGGCTCAAGAACGATGTACGCACGCGCTGCATCCCCGTGGTGGCCCTCACCGGCCACGCGCTGGACGCGAACTCGCGCGAGGCGCGGGAAGTCGGCTGCGATGCCTACGTCACCAAGCCCTGCCTGCCGGACGCGCTGGTCCGCGAGGTCGAGCGGGTGCTGGCGGCCGTATCCCCGGCCGCGTAG
- a CDS encoding VCBS repeat-containing protein translates to MLEAHCTELEGRAWVVELRQQTATPLFSAVFQAEPASATREYLFSTGFVKEPLARPFQSVSAIDMDGDQHPELFIRAGQQLASGERQSAGTLLRAEHDAIREYLPAHDYTIDDVQDFDADGRPDLLLGFVLRGDPAIKRCAPRQQSWGTLVFLGHTLPDGGLSLTDEVAVRYARQQCPTRPEPPYYRKGQSLADVTHAYYCARLWQIDSDTLKKSFQDACRSQTRQMARCEGACGALQGHIPHLAEFQPPLSL, encoded by the coding sequence GTGTTGGAGGCACACTGCACGGAGCTCGAAGGCCGGGCCTGGGTGGTGGAGCTCCGCCAACAGACCGCCACGCCCCTCTTCAGCGCTGTCTTCCAGGCGGAGCCCGCCTCCGCCACGCGTGAATACCTGTTCTCGACCGGCTTCGTGAAAGAGCCGCTCGCACGTCCGTTCCAGTCAGTGTCGGCCATCGACATGGATGGAGATCAGCACCCGGAGTTGTTCATCCGAGCGGGTCAACAGTTGGCAAGCGGAGAGAGACAGTCCGCCGGAACCCTCCTGCGGGCCGAGCACGATGCGATCCGCGAGTACCTCCCCGCCCACGATTATACGATCGATGACGTGCAGGACTTCGATGCGGATGGGCGACCGGACCTGCTGCTCGGTTTCGTCCTACGCGGAGACCCGGCCATCAAGCGATGCGCGCCGAGGCAACAATCCTGGGGGACCCTGGTCTTCCTCGGGCACACCCTGCCGGACGGAGGGCTCTCGCTCACGGATGAGGTGGCCGTGCGCTACGCGCGCCAGCAGTGTCCAACCCGACCCGAGCCGCCCTACTACCGTAAGGGACAGTCACTCGCCGACGTCACGCATGCCTATTACTGCGCGCGCCTGTGGCAGATCGACTCCGACACGCTGAAGAAGAGCTTCCAGGATGCTTGCCGGTCACAGACTCGGCAGATGGCGCGATGCGAAGGAGCTTGCGGCGCGCTCCAGGGCCACATCCCACATCTCGCGGAGTTCCAACCGCCGCTGTCCCTGTAG
- a CDS encoding MerR family transcriptional regulator: MRPETLKVGELARRTGLSIRTLHHYDELGLLTPSLRTESGYRLYTPEDVARLQRILSLRQLGFSLEEIKRCIDEPGFSPVRVLELHLARAREQLALQQELCRRLESLATQLRSAETPSVEQLVQTIEVMTMFEKYYTPEQLKELEARRQALGEDAIRQVEQEWPQLIAQVRAEMEKGTDPASEPVQRLARRWGELVRAFTGGNPGIEKSLGTMYQQEPSAGARFGLDPQLFAYVNRAMAAAKKPE; this comes from the coding sequence ATGCGGCCCGAGACCCTGAAGGTGGGCGAGCTTGCCCGGAGGACCGGGCTGTCCATCCGCACCCTGCACCACTACGACGAGCTGGGCCTGCTCACTCCGTCGCTTCGCACGGAGTCCGGCTACCGGCTCTACACCCCGGAGGATGTCGCCCGGTTGCAGCGCATCCTCTCGCTCCGCCAGCTCGGCTTCTCGCTGGAGGAGATCAAACGCTGCATCGACGAGCCCGGCTTCTCACCTGTCCGGGTGCTCGAGCTGCACCTCGCGCGCGCTCGCGAGCAGCTCGCCCTCCAACAGGAGCTGTGCCGGCGTCTGGAGTCGCTCGCCACGCAGCTCCGCTCGGCGGAGACGCCCTCCGTCGAGCAACTCGTTCAAACCATCGAGGTCATGACCATGTTCGAGAAGTACTACACCCCCGAGCAGTTGAAGGAACTCGAGGCGCGCCGGCAGGCACTCGGCGAGGACGCCATCCGCCAGGTCGAGCAGGAGTGGCCACAGCTCATCGCCCAGGTGCGCGCCGAGATGGAGAAGGGCACCGACCCGGCCAGCGAGCCCGTGCAGCGGCTGGCCCGGCGCTGGGGCGAGCTCGTCCGCGCCTTCACCGGCGGCAACCCCGGCATCGAGAAGTCGCTGGGCACCATGTACCAGCAGGAGCCCTCGGCCGGCGCCAGGTTCGGGCTGGACCCTCAGCTCTTCGCCTACGTGAACCGCGCCATGGCCGCGGCGAAGAAGCCCGAGTAG
- a CDS encoding ABC transporter ATP-binding protein, giving the protein MIHVEGLTKYYGSHAAIRELAFRIERGEVIGFLGLNGAGKTTTLKILGCVLLPTSGRAVVDGYDVVSHPHEVRQRIGFLPDTPPLYDEMMVGEFLAFVARLRGVPSREVSARVSEAEEKTGLRDVDDAPISSLSHGYRQRVGVAQALVHRPALLILDEPGSGLDPRQMVEMRALIRGLRGAHTVLVSSHLLSEISQTCDRLLVIKDGELVAQGTEEELGQRLGGGGFIEVEVRGERERVLVALAAVGPVHVVAEAEGVMTLRVDAPAELRPRVAQAVVGAGLELLRLDRGAEKLESLFLRLTRGQEEATS; this is encoded by the coding sequence ATGATCCACGTCGAGGGGCTGACCAAGTACTACGGCAGCCACGCGGCCATCCGGGAGCTCGCCTTCCGCATCGAGCGGGGCGAGGTCATCGGCTTCCTGGGGCTCAACGGGGCGGGCAAGACGACCACCCTGAAGATCCTCGGGTGCGTGCTGCTGCCCACGTCGGGGCGGGCCGTCGTCGACGGCTACGACGTCGTGAGCCATCCGCACGAGGTGCGCCAGCGCATCGGCTTCCTGCCGGACACGCCGCCGCTCTACGACGAGATGATGGTGGGGGAGTTCCTCGCCTTCGTGGCGCGGCTGCGCGGCGTGCCCTCGCGCGAGGTGTCCGCCCGGGTCTCCGAGGCCGAGGAGAAGACGGGACTGCGCGACGTGGACGACGCGCCCATCTCGTCGCTGAGCCACGGTTACCGGCAGCGCGTGGGGGTGGCGCAGGCGCTCGTGCACCGGCCGGCGCTGCTCATCCTCGACGAGCCGGGCAGCGGCTTGGATCCACGGCAGATGGTGGAGATGCGCGCGCTCATCCGCGGGCTGCGGGGCGCGCACACGGTGCTCGTCTCCAGCCACCTGCTGTCGGAGATCAGCCAGACGTGTGACCGGCTCCTCGTCATCAAGGACGGGGAGCTCGTCGCGCAGGGCACCGAGGAAGAGCTGGGCCAGCGGCTGGGCGGCGGGGGCTTCATCGAGGTGGAGGTGAGGGGCGAGCGGGAGCGGGTGCTGGTGGCGCTCGCGGCCGTGGGGCCGGTGCACGTGGTGGCCGAGGCCGAGGGGGTGATGACGCTGCGGGTGGACGCTCCGGCGGAGCTGCGGCCGAGGGTGGCCCAGGCGGTGGTGGGCGCGGGCCTGGAGCTGCTCCGGCTGGACCGGGGTGCGGAGAAGCTCGAGTCCCTCTTCCTGCGCCTCACCCGGGGCCAGGAGGAGGCCACGTCATGA
- a CDS encoding GldG family protein — protein sequence MSLRPSPWVSVLYVVGLVSVFLGERVAGAGTERLVLSGLGLALVLLAVAWRVSRTVRASGDGRRLERWLLGLFLLGGLGLALYVLSSDVAPWGVSLKKQAPRLAVVLAALFPALLAATLLPLVLVELAVAAMARGPVLEMGRVRAALHSGLGLAFALVFAFSTMYVATQADVSWDLAYFRTARPGEATRKLARGLNAPVEVTLFFPPANDVRQALEQYFRELSRESGLLKVEVLDQAVEPARAKAMGVGENGSVVFSRGQRHERLKVPLELERARGQLQRLDEDVYRRLRVVARPRRVLYLTVGHGERGLMPQSATALEKARPGLSQLEEWLRVLNVEVRTLGVAEGLETEVPRDAAVVAVMGPERDFTPEELAALRRYVEHGGRLWLALEPDGPGFEPLLEPLGLKLLRTPLANDQRYLRISHQQNDRGNLVTASVSSHASVGTLASLGSEASIVFPGAAALESVEPLPKGVKHAVSVRASAETFQDANHDFIPNEGESRRAWPLVVAVEKAGVSGASPARVVAMGDSDVMTDGGPRGYGNPYLLMDTVLWLLGEEALAGEVSNEEDVPLQHTRQKDVVWFYSAVFLAPAMVLGAGFLVTRRRGRRRAPRAPGGGAS from the coding sequence ATGAGCCTCCGGCCCTCGCCCTGGGTGTCCGTGTTGTACGTGGTGGGGCTGGTGTCCGTGTTCCTCGGCGAGCGCGTGGCGGGCGCCGGTACGGAGCGGCTCGTGCTGAGCGGGCTCGGCCTGGCGCTGGTATTGCTCGCGGTGGCGTGGCGCGTGTCGAGAACGGTGCGGGCCTCGGGTGATGGGCGGCGGCTGGAGCGGTGGTTGTTGGGCCTCTTCCTGTTGGGAGGGCTGGGCCTGGCGCTCTACGTGCTCTCCTCGGACGTGGCGCCGTGGGGCGTGTCGTTGAAGAAGCAGGCGCCCAGGCTGGCGGTGGTGCTGGCGGCGCTCTTCCCCGCGCTGCTGGCCGCCACGCTGCTGCCGCTGGTGCTGGTGGAACTGGCGGTGGCGGCCATGGCGCGAGGGCCGGTGCTGGAGATGGGCCGGGTGCGCGCCGCGCTGCACTCGGGGCTGGGGCTGGCCTTCGCGCTCGTCTTCGCCTTCTCGACCATGTACGTGGCCACGCAGGCGGACGTCTCGTGGGACCTGGCGTACTTCCGCACCGCGCGGCCGGGCGAGGCCACGCGGAAGCTGGCGCGAGGCCTCAACGCGCCGGTGGAGGTGACGCTCTTCTTCCCGCCCGCGAATGACGTACGGCAGGCGCTGGAGCAGTACTTCCGGGAGCTGTCGCGGGAGTCCGGTCTGTTGAAGGTGGAGGTGCTGGATCAGGCGGTGGAGCCGGCGCGGGCGAAGGCGATGGGGGTGGGGGAGAACGGCTCCGTGGTGTTCAGCCGGGGCCAGCGCCACGAGCGGCTGAAGGTGCCGCTGGAGCTGGAGCGCGCCCGAGGGCAGTTGCAGCGGCTGGACGAGGACGTGTACCGGCGGCTGCGGGTGGTGGCCCGTCCTCGCCGGGTGCTGTACCTCACCGTGGGCCATGGCGAGCGGGGACTGATGCCCCAGTCCGCCACGGCGCTGGAGAAGGCACGGCCCGGTCTGTCACAGCTCGAGGAGTGGCTGCGTGTGCTGAACGTGGAGGTGCGCACGCTGGGCGTGGCCGAGGGGCTGGAGACGGAGGTGCCTCGCGACGCGGCGGTGGTGGCGGTGATGGGGCCCGAGCGCGACTTCACCCCGGAGGAGCTCGCCGCGCTGCGGCGGTACGTGGAGCACGGTGGGCGGCTGTGGCTCGCGCTGGAGCCGGATGGGCCGGGCTTCGAGCCGCTGCTGGAGCCCCTGGGGCTGAAGCTGCTGCGTACACCGCTGGCGAACGACCAGCGCTACCTGCGCATCAGCCACCAGCAGAACGACCGGGGCAACCTGGTGACGGCGAGCGTCTCCTCGCACGCCTCCGTCGGGACACTGGCCTCGCTGGGCAGTGAGGCGTCGATCGTCTTCCCTGGCGCGGCGGCGTTGGAGTCGGTGGAGCCCCTGCCCAAGGGCGTGAAGCACGCCGTCTCGGTGCGGGCGTCCGCGGAGACGTTCCAGGACGCCAACCACGACTTCATCCCGAATGAGGGAGAGTCCAGGCGGGCCTGGCCCCTGGTGGTGGCGGTGGAGAAGGCGGGCGTCTCGGGCGCCTCGCCCGCGCGCGTGGTGGCCATGGGCGACTCGGACGTGATGACCGACGGAGGCCCGCGGGGCTACGGCAATCCCTACCTGCTGATGGACACGGTGCTCTGGCTGCTCGGCGAGGAGGCGCTGGCGGGAGAAGTGTCCAACGAGGAGGACGTGCCCCTGCAGCACACCCGCCAGAAGGACGTCGTCTGGTTCTACTCGGCCGTCTTCCTGGCTCCGGCGATGGTGCTGGGGGCGGGCTTCCTCGTGACACGGCGCCGGGGCCGGCGGCGTGCGCCCCGGGCTCCGGGTGGAGGCGCGTCATGA
- a CDS encoding L-threonylcarbamoyladenylate synthase, with amino-acid sequence MLKRGGVIALPTETVYGLAANCEDELAVRRVFAIKGRPATHPLIVHVARAEELPSWARHIPEDAWNLARAFWPGPLTLVLPRTARATDAVTGGQDTVAVRVPNHPLALAVLDALGGGVAAPSANRFGKVSPTTAEHVRADLADEVDLILDGGPCTVGLESTIVDLSGREPAVLRPGGLPVEEIERVLGRRVPVRTSATVRVSGSLASHYAPRAGVVLAEPRDVVSRVEALRAQEQSVGVLGPPSLILPPGVPRYDVPEDPAGAARVLYMRLREADQRGHDVLVACLPRAEGLGIAVRDRLARAAAPRPAGG; translated from the coding sequence ATGCTGAAACGCGGTGGCGTCATCGCGCTGCCGACGGAAACCGTCTATGGCCTGGCGGCCAATTGTGAGGACGAGCTGGCCGTACGCCGCGTCTTCGCCATCAAGGGGCGCCCCGCCACCCACCCCCTCATCGTCCACGTGGCCCGCGCCGAAGAGCTCCCCTCCTGGGCCCGCCACATCCCCGAGGACGCCTGGAACCTCGCGAGGGCCTTCTGGCCGGGGCCGCTCACCCTCGTGCTGCCGCGCACCGCGCGCGCCACGGACGCCGTCACCGGAGGCCAGGACACGGTGGCGGTCCGCGTGCCCAACCACCCGCTCGCCCTGGCCGTGCTGGACGCCCTGGGAGGCGGCGTGGCCGCGCCGAGCGCCAACCGCTTCGGCAAGGTGAGCCCCACCACGGCGGAGCACGTGCGGGCGGACCTGGCGGACGAGGTGGACCTCATCCTCGACGGCGGCCCATGCACCGTGGGCCTGGAGTCCACCATCGTCGACCTGAGCGGCAGGGAGCCGGCGGTGCTGCGCCCCGGAGGCCTGCCGGTGGAGGAAATCGAGCGCGTCCTGGGGCGCAGGGTGCCGGTGAGGACCTCGGCCACGGTGCGGGTCTCGGGAAGCCTCGCCTCGCACTACGCGCCCCGGGCGGGGGTGGTGCTCGCCGAGCCCCGGGACGTGGTCTCCCGCGTGGAGGCCCTCCGCGCCCAGGAGCAGAGCGTGGGCGTCCTGGGGCCTCCGAGCCTCATCCTCCCCCCGGGAGTCCCCCGCTACGACGTGCCGGAGGACCCGGCCGGCGCCGCGCGCGTCCTTTATATGCGGCTGCGCGAGGCGGACCAGCGGGGGCACGACGTGCTGGTGGCCTGTCTCCCACGGGCCGAGGGCCTGGGCATCGCCGTGAGGGATCGCCTGGCCCGCGCCGCCGCCCCCCGGCCCGCTGGGGGCTGA
- a CDS encoding TIGR01777 family oxidoreductase translates to MSKSQVFEARSQMPVDAEDVFAWHAREGAFQRLTPPWEPVEVEEKQGDGIREGTRVVLRMNVGPVPLRWVARHTRYVPGSLFQDVQESGPFSRWIHTHRMWDEPSGGTVLEDEVEYALPVGALGRVMGGGYARHRLERMFAYRHAVTREDLRRHAAFARLKPLTVAVSGASGLVGSALAPFLTTGGHRVRRLVRGQPEAGDIAWAPGQGEMDVAALEGVDAVVHLAGAPIAEGRWTEERKALIRRSRVEGTRVLCESLARLARPPRVLVSASAMGFYGNRGDEVLTESSTSGEGFLADVTREWEAATAPAEQAGIRVVHLRLGVVLSSRGGALAKMLPAFLAGGGGRIGDGQQWMSWVSIEDVIGLIHFALFTEGLRGPVNAVAPNAVRQEEFARTLGQVLSRPALFPLPASAVRTLFGEMGQETLLLGAHLRPEAAERQGFTFVHPTLEQALRFTLGKTTEGPRFRHG, encoded by the coding sequence ATGAGCAAGTCGCAGGTGTTCGAGGCTCGCAGCCAGATGCCCGTGGATGCCGAGGATGTGTTCGCCTGGCATGCCCGCGAGGGGGCCTTCCAGCGCCTGACGCCTCCCTGGGAGCCGGTCGAGGTGGAGGAGAAGCAGGGCGACGGCATCCGCGAGGGCACCCGGGTGGTGCTGCGCATGAACGTGGGGCCCGTGCCCCTGCGGTGGGTGGCCCGGCATACCCGGTATGTGCCCGGCTCGCTCTTCCAGGACGTGCAGGAGTCGGGGCCCTTCTCCCGGTGGATCCACACCCACCGTATGTGGGACGAGCCCTCGGGCGGCACGGTGCTGGAGGACGAGGTGGAGTACGCGCTGCCGGTGGGGGCGCTCGGGCGCGTGATGGGGGGCGGCTACGCGCGGCACCGGCTGGAGCGGATGTTCGCCTACCGCCACGCGGTGACGCGCGAGGATCTGCGGCGGCACGCGGCCTTCGCCAGGCTCAAGCCGCTGACGGTGGCGGTGAGCGGCGCCTCGGGGCTGGTGGGGAGCGCGCTGGCTCCCTTCCTCACCACGGGAGGCCACCGGGTACGGAGGTTGGTGCGCGGCCAGCCCGAGGCCGGGGACATCGCCTGGGCGCCGGGCCAGGGGGAGATGGACGTGGCCGCGCTGGAGGGCGTGGACGCGGTGGTGCACCTGGCCGGGGCACCCATCGCCGAGGGGCGCTGGACGGAGGAGCGAAAGGCCCTCATCCGCCGCAGCCGTGTCGAGGGCACCCGGGTGCTGTGCGAGTCGCTCGCGCGTCTGGCGCGCCCGCCGAGGGTCCTGGTGAGCGCGTCGGCCATGGGGTTCTACGGCAACCGGGGCGACGAGGTGCTCACCGAGTCCAGCACGTCCGGAGAGGGCTTCCTGGCCGATGTCACCCGCGAGTGGGAGGCGGCCACCGCTCCGGCGGAGCAGGCCGGCATCCGCGTGGTGCACCTGCGCCTGGGCGTGGTGCTGAGCTCCCGGGGGGGCGCGCTGGCGAAGATGCTCCCCGCCTTCCTGGCGGGTGGAGGCGGCCGCATCGGAGATGGCCAGCAGTGGATGAGCTGGGTCTCCATCGAGGACGTCATCGGCCTCATCCACTTCGCTCTGTTCACCGAGGGGCTGCGCGGGCCCGTCAACGCGGTGGCGCCGAACGCCGTGCGGCAGGAGGAGTTCGCCCGGACCCTGGGCCAGGTGCTCTCCCGGCCGGCACTGTTTCCACTGCCCGCCAGCGCGGTGCGGACCCTCTTCGGAGAGATGGGCCAGGAGACGCTCCTCCTCGGCGCCCACCTCCGCCCGGAGGCCGCCGAGCGCCAGGGCTTCACCTTCGTCCACCCCACGCTGGAGCAGGCCCTGCGCTTCACGCTCGGGAAGACGACCGAGGGGCCTCGCTTCCGCCACGGGTGA
- a CDS encoding FAD-dependent oxidoreductase, translated as MVEERTNKSLWTVTAPARRYPALRGDLEVDVVVMGGGIAGLTTAYLLKQEGKRVAVVEMHRLLTGQTGQTTAHLTELLDTPYYTLASDFGEKGACMAAASTRAAIEQIAGLVARLRISCGFQRVPGYRYAETEREARDLEREANAARRAGLMCTLTNEVPLPYPVKLALRVEDQAQFHPREYLLALAEGIQGDGSYVFEETQVTELREGVPCRVTTPHGVITCRDVVEATTTPLNRVFLHTKLYPYRTYAVAGPLEGPLEAGLYYDSQDPYHYIRTQKVDGVDYVIVGGEDHKVGAEEDTERHYEALEAYTRRRFPVTGIEYRWSGQVIEPADGLAYIGRNSGSRHVWVATGFSGTGMTFGTLSGMILTDLILGRQNPYAALYDATRVKPKAGAKDFIQENAEVAFHFVADRLSKPEGHDLSEVPPGEGRILEVDGKKVAVFKEEGGAVHAVSPVCTHLGCHVHWNKAERSWDCPCHGARYSPTGEVLNGPAVKGLQSKKIR; from the coding sequence ATGGTGGAAGAGCGCACGAACAAGTCGCTGTGGACGGTGACAGCCCCTGCGCGGCGCTACCCGGCGCTGCGGGGGGACCTCGAGGTGGACGTGGTGGTGATGGGTGGGGGGATCGCGGGTCTCACCACGGCGTACCTGCTCAAACAGGAGGGCAAGCGGGTGGCGGTGGTGGAGATGCACCGGCTGCTGACGGGGCAGACGGGGCAGACCACGGCGCATCTGACCGAGCTGTTGGACACGCCGTACTACACCCTGGCCTCGGACTTCGGGGAGAAGGGGGCGTGCATGGCCGCCGCGTCCACTCGCGCGGCCATCGAGCAGATCGCCGGGCTGGTGGCGCGGCTGCGGATTTCGTGTGGTTTCCAACGGGTGCCCGGGTACCGCTACGCGGAGACGGAGCGGGAGGCGCGGGACCTGGAGCGCGAGGCGAACGCGGCCCGGCGGGCGGGGCTGATGTGCACGCTGACGAACGAGGTGCCGTTGCCGTACCCGGTGAAGCTGGCGCTGCGCGTGGAGGATCAGGCGCAGTTCCACCCGCGCGAGTACCTGCTGGCGCTCGCCGAGGGGATACAGGGGGACGGCAGCTACGTCTTCGAGGAGACGCAGGTGACGGAACTGCGCGAGGGCGTGCCGTGCCGGGTGACCACCCCGCATGGCGTCATCACGTGCCGGGACGTGGTGGAGGCGACCACGACGCCGCTCAACCGCGTCTTCCTGCACACGAAGCTGTACCCGTACCGGACCTACGCGGTGGCGGGTCCGCTGGAGGGCCCGCTGGAGGCGGGGCTCTATTACGACAGCCAGGATCCGTATCACTACATCCGCACCCAGAAGGTGGACGGGGTGGACTACGTCATCGTCGGGGGCGAGGACCACAAGGTGGGGGCGGAGGAGGACACCGAACGCCATTACGAGGCACTGGAGGCATACACGCGGCGGCGCTTCCCGGTGACGGGGATCGAGTACCGCTGGTCCGGCCAGGTCATCGAGCCGGCGGACGGATTGGCGTACATCGGGCGCAACAGCGGCTCGCGTCACGTCTGGGTGGCCACGGGCTTCTCGGGGACGGGTATGACGTTCGGGACGCTGTCGGGGATGATCCTCACGGACCTCATCCTCGGGAGGCAGAACCCGTACGCGGCGCTCTACGACGCCACGCGGGTGAAGCCGAAGGCGGGAGCGAAGGACTTCATCCAGGAGAACGCGGAGGTGGCGTTCCACTTCGTGGCGGACCGGCTGTCGAAGCCGGAGGGGCATGACCTGTCCGAGGTGCCGCCCGGAGAGGGCCGCATCCTTGAGGTGGACGGCAAGAAGGTGGCCGTGTTCAAGGAGGAGGGCGGGGCGGTTCACGCGGTGAGCCCGGTGTGCACGCACCTGGGATGCCACGTGCACTGGAACAAGGCCGAGCGCTCCTGGGATTGCCCCTGCCACGGGGCGCGCTACAGCCCGACGGGCGAGGTGCTCAACGGGCCTGCGGTGAAGGGGTTGCAGTCGAAGAAGATCCGCTGA
- a CDS encoding ABC transporter permease, which produces MMRTLLIARRELAAYLRTFQGYIIIAVVLAVDGLLFNAYALGGVSKRSSEVLSLFFFFSSGTTLVASVFISMRLLAEERQAGTLPLLYSSPVKDHEIVLGKFLSALAFLSLMTLATVFMPLLVMVHGKLSVGHIAAGYLGLLLLGSASLAIGTFGSALARNQVLAAVLSGCMLVALLTCWLLARITEQPLSDVFGALALWNQHFQPFQAGVVHVRDVVYYLLVTYVALFAATRVLEARRWR; this is translated from the coding sequence ATGATGCGCACGCTGCTCATCGCGCGCCGGGAGCTCGCGGCCTACCTGCGCACCTTCCAGGGGTACATCATCATCGCCGTGGTGCTGGCGGTGGACGGCCTGCTCTTCAACGCCTACGCGCTGGGCGGGGTGAGCAAGCGCTCCTCGGAAGTGCTCTCGCTCTTCTTCTTCTTCTCCAGCGGCACCACGCTGGTGGCCTCGGTCTTCATCTCCATGCGGCTGCTGGCCGAGGAGCGCCAGGCGGGCACGTTGCCCCTGCTGTACTCCTCGCCGGTGAAGGACCATGAGATCGTCCTGGGCAAGTTCCTCTCGGCGCTGGCCTTCCTGTCGCTGATGACGCTGGCCACGGTGTTCATGCCGCTGCTGGTGATGGTGCACGGCAAGCTGTCGGTGGGGCACATCGCCGCCGGGTACCTGGGGCTGCTGCTGCTGGGCAGCGCGTCGCTGGCGATTGGCACGTTCGGCTCGGCGCTGGCGCGCAACCAGGTGCTGGCCGCCGTCCTCTCCGGGTGCATGCTGGTGGCGTTGCTGACGTGCTGGCTGCTGGCCCGCATCACCGAGCAGCCGCTCTCGGACGTCTTCGGCGCGCTGGCGCTGTGGAACCAGCACTTCCAACCCTTCCAGGCGGGCGTGGTGCACGTGCGCGACGTCGTCTACTACCTGCTCGTCACCTATGTGGCCCTGTTCGCCGCCACGCGGGTGCTCGAGGCGCGGAGGTGGCGATGA
- a CDS encoding sensor histidine kinase: MPSTAALPSPSAPGSEARLAFAELLLGCDDARTCAEAAVAWLVHNAGVQEVLCLAPDESDSHCFVPLAWHGLSSAESFVLALHDAKHPLVEALQWTEPHWFHPGQLPMELPMARTGLFTLSLGKASSGTPSPGLLLVASPVPELSPDVPWLAGHLGMHLTRLYKGRQLTRLEAASTELAARVNAATEELATQNELLRRQAIQLEQASAAKSQFLANMSHELRTPLNAILGYTNMLLQGVNGELPPPQRRSLSRIDSNGRHLLEIINEILDITRIEAGRMPLHLSEFRLPELIQEVMAELDPIIVRSKLAVSTSVEPNLPPVHSDRQKVKQIVVNLLSNALKFTHEGSIKVLASYEFATATIHIAVEDTGIGIDPCNQEKIWEDFQQVDSSPTRAYGGTGLGLSICRRLATMLDGRISLKSAPAQGSTFTLQLPRRTRRT; the protein is encoded by the coding sequence TTGCCATCCACCGCCGCCCTGCCGTCGCCGTCCGCGCCCGGCTCCGAGGCGCGACTCGCGTTCGCCGAGTTGCTGCTCGGTTGCGACGACGCACGGACCTGCGCCGAGGCCGCGGTGGCGTGGCTCGTCCACAACGCGGGTGTGCAAGAGGTGCTGTGCCTCGCACCCGATGAGTCGGACTCGCACTGTTTCGTCCCGCTCGCCTGGCATGGCCTGTCCAGCGCCGAGAGCTTCGTGCTCGCCCTGCATGACGCGAAGCACCCCCTGGTGGAGGCGCTGCAGTGGACCGAGCCCCACTGGTTCCATCCCGGACAGCTCCCCATGGAGCTGCCCATGGCCAGGACGGGCCTCTTCACCCTGTCGCTCGGCAAGGCCTCCTCGGGCACGCCCTCGCCCGGGCTGCTGCTGGTGGCATCGCCCGTGCCGGAGCTGTCCCCGGACGTCCCCTGGCTCGCCGGTCACCTGGGCATGCACCTGACGCGCCTGTACAAGGGCCGTCAGCTCACGCGGCTCGAGGCGGCCTCCACCGAGCTGGCCGCCCGGGTGAACGCCGCCACCGAGGAATTGGCCACGCAGAACGAGTTGCTGCGCCGCCAGGCCATCCAGCTCGAGCAGGCGAGCGCCGCCAAGTCGCAGTTCCTGGCCAACATGTCCCACGAGCTGCGCACGCCGCTCAACGCCATCCTCGGCTACACCAACATGCTGCTGCAGGGCGTCAACGGCGAGCTTCCCCCGCCCCAGCGCCGCAGCCTCAGCCGCATCGACTCCAACGGCCGTCACTTGTTGGAGATCATCAACGAGATCCTCGACATCACCCGCATCGAAGCGGGCCGGATGCCGCTGCACCTGTCCGAGTTCCGCCTCCCCGAGCTCATCCAGGAGGTCATGGCCGAGCTGGATCCCATCATCGTGAGATCCAAGCTGGCGGTGAGCACCTCGGTGGAGCCGAACCTGCCCCCCGTGCACAGTGATCGGCAGAAGGTGAAACAGATCGTCGTCAACCTGCTGTCCAACGCCCTGAAGTTCACCCACGAGGGGTCCATCAAGGTGTTGGCGTCGTACGAGTTCGCCACCGCCACGATCCACATCGCGGTGGAGGACACGGGCATCGGCATCGATCCCTGCAACCAGGAGAAGATTTGGGAAGACTTCCAGCAGGTGGACAGCTCACCCACCCGCGCCTATGGAGGCACGGGCCTGGGACTGTCCATCTGCCGCCGTCTGGCCACCATGCTCGACGGTCGCATCTCGCTCAAGAGCGCCCCGGCCCAAGGTTCGACGTTCACGCTGCAGCTTCCCCGACGTACGAGGCGGACATGA